The nucleotide sequence TCGTGGAAGATTAGAATCTGTTTACGCAGCCTTCTCTAATGTAGGTTCAGTAATCGATCAAAAGTTGATGGATATCTCTGAAGATGCATGGGAAGATCTTATGAGCCTTCCTGAATATGAACATATTGCGTTCTCTTTAAACGAGAGAAGAGCAAAAGCAAAAGAAAAGCTTGGCATTTCAGAAGAATCTTTAATCAATGATTTAGCAGTTGACGGTTACCATGCATGGTCAACTCTTTATGATCTAGTAGTGGGCAGAATTAACATTAAAGTAGAGATAGATGGTAAAGAAGAAGAATTATCAGTTGGCCAGGCAGAAAACAAATTCTCAAGTCCTGATCGTCAAGTCCGAAAAGATACGTTCAAAAAGTTTGTTGAAGCTTGGGATCATGAAGGAGAATTTTGTGCTGCGTCTATTAATCACATCGCAGGCTTTAGAAATGAAATCTATAAGCATAGAGGATGGGAAGAAACGTTAAAAGAACCTCTTGCGATCAATCGTATGAAGGAAGAAACGCTTACAGCAATGTGGGATGCAATTACATCTAAAAAAGACATCTTCGTAAAGTATCTTGACCGTAAAGCCAAACTTTTAAATCTTGAGAAATTAAGCTGGTATGATGTAGATGCACCATTGTCTTCAGCAAACAGCAAAATGAGCTATGATGAAGCTGCTCAGTTTATTGTTGAACATTTCCGTACATTAGCACCTAAAATGGCAGATTTCTCAGAAAAAGCATTTTTGGATGGCTGGATTGAAGCGGAAGATCGTTCAGGTAAAAGACCAGGTGGATTTTGTACAGGTTTTCCTACTAAAAAAGAAACACGTATCTTTATGACATTCTCAGGAACACCAAGCAATGTTTCTACGCTTGCACATGAATTAGGTCATGCTTTTCATTCGGATGTATTAAAAGAAATGCCTTACTATGCAACAAATTATGCGATGAATGTAGCGGAAACAGCTTCTACATTCGCTGAGATGATCGTTGCAGATGCAGCAGTATCAAATGCAAAAACAAAAGAGGAAAAAATTGCCCTTCTTGAAGACAAAGCACAAAGATCTGTAGCGTTCTTTATGAACATACATGCGCGTTTCTTGTTTGAAACAAGAATGTATGAAGAAAGAAAATCTGGTCAGCTGTCTGTTGAACGTTTATGCGAACTAATGGAAGAAGCTCAAAAAGAAGCGTTTAACGATGCGCTTGAAGAGTATCACCCATACTTCTGGGCGTCTAAGCTTCATTTCTATATTACCGATGTTCCGTTTTACAACTTCCCATATACGTTCGGCTATTTATTCTCTGCAGGTATTTATGCAAAAGCAAAAGAAGAAGGGCCGTCGTTTGAGGAAAAGTATATTGCACTTCTTCAAGACACAGGGAAGATGCAAGTGGAAGAGCTCGCACAAAAGCATTTAGGCATTGATGTAACAAAACAAGATTTCTGGTTAAAAGGAATTGAATTAGCAGCAGCAGATGTAGAGGAATTTTTGGCACTAACTGAAGAGTAATATGACTGGTTTGAAGTATACTGGCAGTTTCCGTTATGGGAGCTGCCATTTTTTTGTGAAGGTTTGTCTATTTGAAGAGTACACATTTAAGCGGATTGATTTTTTTCCGTGATGTAGCGTATTTTTTTCGTGATTATACCGCTTATTTCCGTGATTCCACCCAAAAATTCCGTGATTGCAGCATGTTTTTCGAAAGTTCATCTTACTAGTGTATTTACCACACAGAATACTAGAAGAAAGGCTTTGTGAAATATAAAAAAAGCTTGGCAAAACACCAAGCTTTTTCTAATTCACAGCACTCCACTATTAGAGAAAAGATATTTATCTCTTTTCAATGGAGATATTGCTTATCATCAAGATAGATAACCCAAAGGTAAGGAACATATATAGAAAACCTGGTACTACATGTACTGTCAAATATCCAGCAGCCATTAAACAGCCTGCTACGGTAATGGGCACACCCACAAAGGAACCGGTAAACTCGGTAATATTGAAGCGGGCAAGACGTATGGCACCGCAAACAATAAAAATGATGGTAAATAGCATACCAGGTACGCCAAACTGATAAAGAACAACTTGATAGATTAAAAAGGCTGGTGCAATACCGAATGAGATTAAATCACAAAGTGAATCTAATTGCTTTCCAAACTCTGATTCAATATTTAGCATTCTAGCGACCATCCCATCAAAACGGTCGAACAAACCTGCCAAAAAGATCAAGATAAATCCAATTTTCAAGTCTCCTGAAATCATAAGTAATAAAGCTAAAACACCTAGTGATAAATTGATTAACGTTAAGAAGTTGGCTGTTTGCCCCTTCACTTTCTTTAACGTTGAATCAATCCTCTCTCTCTCAAGCATGAACATATAATCACTCCTCAAAGGGTAGCAAGCTAGAACAATAAATGAAAGCGGCAGATGAATATAGTAATTCCTGCCGCCCATTTTACCAACAATGTCCGTTGCTTAAAATTATATACCCAATGTTTTTAATATATGTCTGAGAGAAGTTGATTCTAGTTATTGACCGTTGGACCTATGATTCTTTTCGAGTTCATTAAAAACTGTTTTATCAGACAGTGGAACTCCTGTCCGATACGCAGCTCTAGAGATCATATGACCTGCTACAGGAGCTGTCATAAGTACGAAGAGGATTCCAAGAATTAGTTTTCCACTGAACAAATTCATCTCAGCTAATACGTATATAAACGACCCAATAAGAATTCCTGACACACCTAGAGTCGAAGCTTTACTGGCTGCATGAAGTCTTGAATACACATCTGGAAATCGAAGAACGCCAAGTGTACCGGAAAAAATGATAAAGGTGCCGATGATAAGGAAAAAGCTAATCACGATCTTGATCAATGATAACACCCTTTTCTAAGAATTTTGCAACTGCAACCGTTGCAATAAAAGTTAATATTCCAATCAGCAAGATGATATCGTTCAATTGGACCGTATCTAAAATTATAGCCATTAGCCCAGTGATCGCAATTAAGTTAATTCCTATTGTATCGAGTGCTACAACACGATCTGGATTGGATGGACCAACTACTGCTCTATAAAGGAGAAGCAGGATAGAGATGGTAGTGACGAATAAACATATATAGACAACAATGGAGAACCAATTTGTCATCGTGTTACCTCCCTTATTGCTTTTTCGAATGAATCCTTAATTGAAACGATTGTTTCATTTACATCAGGTAAATCTAGGGCATGTATATAGATGAATCTTTGATCTTTAGAAACATCAACAGAAAGAGTACCTGGTGTAAGAGTGATCAAGTTTGCGAGCAGCGTAATTTCCCAATTCTTCTTTACATCAATAGGGAGCGCTAAAATTCCTGGTTGAAAATCAAGCCGAGGTTTGTATATCCACTTTAGTACTTCTATGTTTGATAAAATCAGCTCTTTAATGAACAGAAAGATCAAAAATCCAATCGCTTTTACATGTTTGAAATAGTAAGAATCTGGAATGAATCGGTTTAATAAAAACAGAAGAGCAGCCCCAATCACAAATCCAACTAAAAAACTTGCGAAAGAGTAGCTCTCAGATAAAAACATCCAAATAACGCCGATCAGCAAATTTAGAATAAGTTGAAATGTCATGGGATTACTCCTTTAATACATAATCAATATAGATTTGCGGATCAATTAGGCTGTCTGCCGCGGCCTGAATATATGGATAAAACCATTCCGCACCAACCCCTAAAACAATAGAGATAGCCAGCAGTACAGCAGAAGCCGTTAGTCCTGAAGATTTCACTTTTTGTTGAGGCTCTTCTTTTAACTCTCCCCAGAAAGCACCTATGAAAATGCGGATTACTGAAAATAAGATTAACAAACTAGATAACAATCCGGCCCCAGCAGCGATATAGTGACCCTCGTCCATTGCGCCTCTTAAAAGAAGGTATTTACCGATAAATCCGCTGAACGGCGGTATTCCTGCTAAAACAAGAGATGCGATAAAAAACATCCAGCCCATAAATGGTGCTGTTTTAATATATCCGCCCATCTTGTGAAGGTTTGATGTTCCAGCATGCCAAGCAAGTAATCCCACCAAGAAAAATAGCGCAGCCTTGATTGCCATGTCGTGTACTAAATAATAGATCGTACCGGCAATTGATTCAGCTGAGAACGTTCCGATTCCAAGCAGCATAAACCCTATGGCAGGCATGATATTATAGGCGATGATTAGTTTTACATTCGATGTGGATAGTGCTCCAATAACTCCTATTAACATAGTTAGAGTGGCTATCCAAATGAAAAAGGTATGAGTCAGCTCAAGTTTGTGAGAAAAAATGAGTGTAAATACTCTTAGCATGGAATAAACGCCAACTTTTGTTAACAGGGCTCCGAATAGTGCAGAAACAATCGGTGAAGGAACAATGTATGACTTAGGAAGCCAAAAATACAAAGGAAATAATGCTCCTTTAGTTGCGAAAACGATGAATAATAAAATCGCAATACCGGTTAAGATTCCTTGCTGTTCAACTTCGGCAACACGTTCTCCAAGTTGTGCCATATTAACTGTCCCGGTAACAGAGTATAGAAAGGCTACCGTTGTTACAAATAAAATAGACGAAAACAAATTTAGCAAGATATACTTTACAGATTCCCGGAATTGATGCTTGGAACCCCCGATGATAATCAATCCATAGGAGGCCATCAAAAGTACCTCGAAAAATACGAATAGGTTGAAAAGATCACCTGTTAAGAATGCACCACATACTCCTGCAACCAATAATAAGAACAAAGGATAAAAGTAGTGGTGTATCATCTTCTCGGTAACTGATGATAATGCAAAAATAGCTGCAGTTGCCGCAATTACATTGACAGCAAGTATCATAATGACCGATAACTGGTCAGCAACAAGAACAATTCCATATGGTGCTTTCCATCCACCGGTTTCTAAAACAAGCGGACCTTTTGTAAAAACATAATAACTTAGAAAGATAGATATCCCTAAGTTTAGAAAAACTACAAGAAAAGAAGTATTGATCGTTAGCTTTTGTTTCTTATTAAAAAACACGAGCAAAACACCGAAAAATAAAGGTATAAAAATTGGCAAAAATACTAAATTACTCATCATCCGTTCCCCTTAGCTGATCCATCATATCCGTCTTATTGCTTTGATAGGTACGATAAGCTAGAACAAGAAGAAAGCTCGTTACCCCAAAACTTATAACAATAGATGTCAGTATTAGCGCTTGAGGAAGAGGATCAGTATATACTTTGATCCCCTTTTCTAAAATGGGAGGTGCACCACGGTTCAATTTTCCCATCGTTAAAATAAACAGGTGTGCCCCATGTGATAAAAGCGCTGTGCCTAGTACAATTTTTAATAGTTGTTTTTGAAGTATAAGATAAACGCCGGCTGCAAATAAAGTTCCGGCAAGTATAGACATAAGAATTTCCATTAGTGATTCATGTCTCCTTTATCCCGGTATTTTATCATGGCGAAAATGCCCAAAGCAGCTAGACCAAGTACTGCTATTTCAAATAAAGTATCCAATCCACGGAAATCAACAAGGATGACGTTTACGATATTATCTCCTCCGCCGAGTTTATAAGAGTTATCGACGAAATATTTTGCAATGCTGTCAAAGTATTGTGAGCTATGTGAAGAGATCGCTACAATGGTAAGCAAAGCTCCTGTCGAAGCAGCAATTACAAAATCCACAAGTTTTTCAGAACTCTTTTTATCCGACTTTTTTAACTTTGGCAAATGAGCAAAGCATAGCAAGAACAATGCTACAGTAATTGTTTCAACGATTAGCTGTGTTAATGCCAAGTCAGGTGCCCGGAAGAATACGAACAGCAAAGAAAGTCCATACCCTACGACCCCGATTACAATGATTGCAGCAATGCGCTGGTTCATCCAAATGGTTGCAATCGCAGCAACAGCCATTACAGATCCAATTAACACCTCAGGCCAAGTGACTGGCGCTAAGTCATCAAAAGAAATTTTAAATCCGTCTGTAATGAAGATAAAGGCTGATGTTGAAATGACCAAAAATACAAGGATGATGGATGTGTATAAACGCAATGACCCCGTCATATAAGATTTTGTAAAGATATTCGAAAACCTCAATAACCCATTTACTAATGCTTGATATAAACGGTCCGTTGAAAATTTCCCAGGTACCCTGTTATAGACCGGTTGCCATTTTTTTAATGTCAGAGAAAGTAAAATACCTAGTATTACAACAATAAGTGACATATAAAGCGGTCCATTCAAACCGTGCCAAAATTTAAGGTGTATAAGAGCAAAATCTCCCGTGACAGAAGCAACAGCTGGTGCAAGAAGGGGCTCGTTGATTAAATTTGGCAATAATCCAATCAATACTACTAATCCAATAAGTACAATCGGTGATATAAGCATGCCGATTGGTGCCTCATGAGGCTGTTTCTCTAACTGATCAAGCTTTGCTTTCCCTGTAAAAGTACCAAAAACAAGATACATGGAATAAACAAAAGTAAAAATACTCCCAGCTACTGCAAAAATGGGAATCCATTGGGCAAACATTGCAGCAAATCCACTCGTTTGTTCTAGTTTCAAGGAGGCGTCAAAAAACATCTCCTTACTTAGAAAGCCGTTGAAGATGGGAAGTGGTATTCCCGCCATAGAAAACGCCCCAAAAAAGGCAAGAGTAGCAGAGATAGGCATAAACGTGTATAGTCCGCCAAGTCTCCTAATATCTCTTGTTCCTGTCTCATGATCTACAATACCTGCAATCATAAACAGGCTGCCTTTAAAAGTGGCGTGATTAAAGATATGGAAGATAGCAGCTAGAGTAGCAACTCCAGTGCCAAAGCCTAGCATAGACATGATCATACCGAGCTGACTGATTGTAGAATAAGCAAGAATTCCTTTTAAATCGGTTTGGCGTGACGCGAGAAAAGACCCAACACAGAGCGTGATTAGCCCGGCACCTGTAACGATAATAAAAAATATATCCGAACCGCTAAAAATGAGTGAGAATCTTGCGACTAAATAGATTCCCGCTTTAACCATCGTTGCCGAGTGAAGGTACGCACTGACAGGTGTTGGTGCTTCCATTGCATCAGGAAGCCAGCTGTGAAACGGAAACTGTGCTGATTTAGTAAAAGCTCCAATCAGCAGCAAAAGCATAATGGGAATAAACAAATCGCTCTCAATGATGTCAGATCGATTTGCAATCATCTCTCGAATGCTGTTAGTCTCTGCTGTTATGGAAAGGAGAATAAGAGCACCAAGCATCGATAGTCCTCCAAAGACCGTGACCAGCATCGATTTTTGTGCACCATATGTTGAACGTTCACGGTAGAACCAAAAACCGATTAATAGAAATGATGAGATACTCGTGAATTCCCAGAAGGTATAGAGTACGAATACGTTGTCAGATAGAACGACTCCTAACATCGATCCCATAAATAAGAGTAAATACACATAAAAATGGACGAGTTGTTCTTTTTTCGATAAGTAAAAGATGGAATAAAGAACCACCAATGAACCAATCCCAGTTATCAATAAGGAAAAAAGCATGCTAAGCCCGTCCAAGTAAAAGCTCAATTGAATATCAAGCGATGGAATCCAGTTAGCGACGCTTTGAACAATTTTCCCTTCAGCTAATACAGGCAATTTCGAACAAAACAGAATAAACAGTACGGCTGGAACAGGAAATACAAACCAGCCAGTATGTATCCGGCTTTCTTTTTTAGCGACAAGCCCGATCAACAGTGCTGCTAAAAAAGGTACAAGTATGTAAATATGTAACATAAATACCGGTAAACCTCCTTAAAACCCAATAATAATCATGATAGTCCATTACATTGTAAGCAAAACCTTTCCGTTTTAGCAAATAGTTTACTAAGCAGAAACTCTCTCGTTCACATTAGATTTATTAACTCTTGAATATCCTTCCCAAAAAATACCTAACCTATTTGAGAGGTGAATGATAATGAGACTATTTCATATATACGGATTACTTTTAATTTTGTTTCAATTAACAGGATGTTTAAATGATTCTGTATATAAAAAAGAAGAAGGTAGCCCTGGTTTTCAGCCAAGAGAATATTATAGGAAACACATAAGTTTTTCCGATACAGGTGTTTTTAACGCTTCGTCGCTTGCCGAAGAAATGAAAAGAGAAATAACAAAAGACAAACATATCAAACATGCGATTGTGTTAAAAGATCAAGAAAAATATGTAGTCGCGATAAAAGTAAAAGCTTATCATCATAAAGAAGCAGAAGCATTGAGTAAGAAGTATAAGCAGTTCTGGGAAGAAAAATGGAGAATTCCTGTTGAAATTACCTTTTCACCAGGGGATTACCGAAAAGCAGAGAAGATGCTAGCCACAAAAAAATAGAGCGTACGTATACGCTCTACATTAAAACTTGCTGTAATCTAGCATGAAGTGATCTTCTGTCAATCTCTTTTTTTATAAGTAAAATAAAGTCTTTGCTAAGTTTCAGTTCTCTTGCCTTTAAGTAGGATTCAATCAACAGGTCGTCCGAAAGTTTTTCCATAATATAGCCCTCACGAAGCGGCATGGTCACCTCCTGTTTTTTATAAAAAATGATGGAACAGCTATTCTAAATTCGTATAAAAGTCATAAAATGTTAGGTTGATGTTTTATGTACTTGCTTTTATGTATTTGAAGCTTACCATGTATTGTAAAAAGGAACAACCGTTCGTTTATCCACAGTGTTTGGTGGATAAGTTGTGGGTAAAATGTTAACATCTTAAAGAAAGATAACTGATACCAAGGTGAATAATGTGTATAAGATTATCCACATTGTTGGGTAGGGGAACAATTTGTCGAAAACTTTTTTATTATTTTAAATAATGCTCTTTTCTTTAGGCTGTTTTCGGATATTATGTTGAGCTTTAAAAGTAGTGATTTCCGCCAGGTTGTTCGCTTTCAACTTTTCAATGAAGAACAAGAAAAAAGAATTTCTTAAAAAAATCTTTTAGAAGTTGCTCTTGAAAGTAATCCTTTTAGGTGTGGTGTACCACATACAAAACAATCATCTTGTCCAGGGAGCGTATGAACAAAAATAATGTTCTGTATTTCATATTTGAATTCTTACTAATAGCAAACGTCACGAAAATACCCTAAAATCGGGAAATGTAGAAAAATCGTTTGTACTTCCTTTCATTACTGGTAAAATAGAAACGTTCATAAGGAAATGTGAAGAGGTGCTTGAAATGTTAAAACATTTTTTGCCGGATCAGCATGTTCAAAATATATTGGACATTACACCGGAAATGTTAGTTGAACGAGGAGTTAAAGGGATTATCACAGATTTAGATAATACGCTAGTGGAATGGGATAGACCTGAAGCAACTCCCGAATTAATTAAATGGTTTACTTCTATTAAAGAAAAAGGAATCTTGATTACCATCGTATCGAATAACACACAGCATAGAGTGAAAAGTTTCTCAGACCCTGTGGGGATCCCGTTTATCTATAGTGCAAGAAAGCCTATGACAAAAGCTTTTAAAAGAGCTCTAAAGGATATGAAGTTAAAAAATGAGGAAGTTGTTGTAATTGGTGATCAGCTTCTTACTGACGTATTAGGTGGAAACCGACTTGGGCTTCACACCATTCTAGTTGTACCTGTTGCTAGCAGTGACGGGTTCTGGACAAGGTTTAACAGAAAGATTGAACGCATTATATTGTCTTGGATGAAAAGAAAAGGCATGTTGCATTGGGAGGAATAAGTTTGGAACAAATAAAATGTGTGGGCTGCGGAGTCTCCATACAAACAGAGGACAAAGAAGCGCTCGGATACGCACCTCTTTCAGCACTAACGAAAGAGCTGCCTATCTGTCAGCGCTGTTTTCGTTTAAAACACTATAATGAGATTCATGACGTTAGTTTAACAGATGATGATTATCGTAAAATTGTCTCTAGTATTGGTGATGAAGATGCGCTTGTCGTAAAAATTGTAGATATCTTTGATTTTAGTGGAAGCTGGCTGCCTGGGTTACATCGATATGCAGGCAAAAATCCCATACTTCTTGTAGGGAACAAACTTGATTTGCTGCCAAAATCAGTAAACCCTAATAAAGTCATTCATTGGATGAAGAAAGAAGCGAAAGAACTGGGATTAAAGCCAATTGATGTCCAGTTGATTTCAGCAGAAAAGGGTTACGGAATTGAAGAATTAGCAGAAGCTATCGATCATTACCGTCAAGGAAAAGATGTATATGTTGTAGGTTGTACGAATACAGGGAAATCTACATTTATTAACCGATTGATTAAGCAGTATGGAGAAGATGCTGCTGATTTTATTACAACTTCTCATTTCCCGGGCACAACTCTTGATCTCATTGATATTCCGCTTGATGGAAGAAGTCACATGTATGATACTCCAGGAATCATAAATCACCATCAGATGGCACATTATGTTTCTAAAAAAGAACTGAATATCATCATGCCGAAAAAAGAGATAAAGCCGATGGTGTTTCAACTAAACGAAATGCAGACGTTGTTCTTTGGCGGACTTGCGAGAATGGATTATGTAAAAGGCGGAAAACAATCCTTTGTCTGTCATTTCTCTAACCATCTAAACATCCATCGAACCAAAACAGAAAAAGCAGACGAGCTTTATGAAAACCACTTGGGTGATATGCTAGCTCCACCAGAAGACGTTACGAACTTCCCTAAGCTTAAACGCTATGAATTCATGATTAAAGAAAGTAAAACTGACGTTGTAATCTCAGGACTAGGTTGGGTTACGTTTCCGGAAGCAAGAGCAAAAGTTGTTTTTCATGCTCCTGAAGGTGTAGCGGTCACTGTTCGTAAATCCTTAATTTAAGGAGGACCTTTCATAATGATAAAAGCACTTGTAATCGGAGATCCAATAGAACATTCTTTGTCACCGGTTATGCATAATGAAGCTTTTAAGCATACGGGCATCTCTGGAATATATGAAAAACAAAGAGTGAAGTCAGAGGATTTAGAAGTTTTTATTAATAAGCTTAAAGAAAGCAACTACGCTGGATGTAATGTAACCATTCCACATAAAGTATCCATTCTTCCTTTTTTGGATGAGATTGATGAAGAAGCGAGAGAGATTGGTGCTGTCAATACCGTCGTAAACAACGGCGGTAAATTGATTGGATATAATACAGACGGTAAAGGCTTTTTACGAAGTTTAAAGGATAAAATCAGTAAACCTCTTTCAGAACTTAATGTATTGCTAATTGGTGCAGGTGGTGCTGCACGTTCGATTTGTTACGCATTAAAAAAAGAAAACCCAAAACAGTTAGCTATTGCTAATCGTTCAGAGGGACGGCTTCAATCTTTATTAAACGACCTAAAAGATGAGCGTATAGAAGGGTTGTCTTTACAAAGGGCAGAGAAAGATCTTGAACGGTTTGACGTACTGATAAATACGACTAACGCAGGGATGTACCCTGAGATGGATTCTGTCCCTTTAAAGCTAGCTCATTTGAAGGAAGAGGCAGTTGTATGTGACATTGTATACAACCCTCTTGTCACGAAATGGTTAGAAGAAGCAAAAGCTAGAGGTGCTGTTACAGATAATGGTGTTTCAATGCTCGTCATGCAAGGAGCAATGGCTTTTGAAAAATGGACAGGTATTTTTCCTGACACAAATAAAATGAAACAAATTGTTATTGAACAACTTAGGAGGTAACTATGCTTACAGGTAAACAAAAACGCTTTTTGCGTTCCAAGGCCCATCATATTCAACCCATTTTTCAAGTTGGTAAAGGTGGGGTAAATTCAAATTTAGTCAAGCAAGTAGAAGAAGCATTAGAAGCTAGAGAGTTAATTAAAGTAAGTGTTTTGCAAAACTGTGATGAAGATAAAGATACAGTAGCATCAGAATTATCTAGTGGATCTAAGGCTCAATTGGTACAAGTAATCGGCAGTACAATCGTGCTATACAAAGAATCCGTTAATCAGAAACGCATTGAACTCCCTTAAGGAGTGAAAAAAAGAATGGAAAAGCAGATCGGACTTTTTGGTGGAACTTTCAATCCGCCGCACATCGGACACTTGCTCATTGCCGAAGAAGCATTGGTACAGTTGAATTTAGATGAAGTGTGGTGGATGCCTTCATCTAAACCACCTCACAAAGAGAAAGACGTCGAAGTACCAGATGATCAGCGTATTGAAATGGTAAGAAGAGCAATTGGTAACAATAATCAATTTTCCCTTTCTTTACTTGAGTTTGAGAGAAGTGGTCCTTCATATACTATTGATACGATACGAATTCTCACCCATAAATATCCGCATATAAAATTCACTTTCATTATGGGTGGAGATATGGTTCATTCGTTAAGCAGCTGGCATGAAATTGATGAATTAAAAAATCTTGTTCAATTTGCAGGTGTCGGACGTGCAGGATACCCCATTGACCAACATTGGGAAAGGTATTCGGTAAAACATGTAGAAATACCTATTATTGAGATCTCTTCTTCTTTCATACGTTCAAGATCAAGATCTGGGGGGAACATCCGCTATTATGTCTCGGATGAGGTATGGAAATATGTTAAGGAGAACCATCTTTATGGAACGAACTGAAGCACTTGAAATTGTTAAGAAGCAGCTTACTGACCACCGCTTTATTCATACGTTAGGAGTAGAAGAAACGAGTATCCTTTTAGCGAATAAATTTGGCGCGGACCCAAAGAAAGCTGAAACTGCTGCGATCTTTCATGATTACGCTAAATTCCGTCCAAAGGATGAAATGAGAGAGATCGTTCGAAATGAGGGACTTCCTCAAGAACTTCTTCTATATGGCAGTGAAGTATTGCATGCACCAGTTGGCGCATTTTTAGTTAAAAAAGAAGTAGGAATTGCAGATCCGGAAATCTTAAATGCGATTTATTATCATACAACGGGTAAAGAAAATATGACAATACTCGAAAAAGTGATTTTTCTAGCTGATTATATTGAACCTAACCGTCAATTTCCCGGCGTTGAAGCTGTTAGAGAGCTGGCGCAGGTAAATTTGAATCAGGCCTGTTTAATGGCAGTTAAGAATACGATTGGATTTTTAATGAAACAGAATCAAAAAATCTACCCACTCACGTTTGAAACGTATAACGGATTGCTTCAAGAAATCAAACAATAATTTTAGGAGGAGTGCACTGGATGAACGTAAAAGAACTTATGGAATTGGTAGTCAGAACGGCAGATGATAAGAGAGCAGAAAACATAGCTGTTTTGGATATGGAAGGAATCTCACTGGTTGCGGATTACTTTGTTATCTGTCACGGTAATTCAGAAAAACAAGTTCAGGCTATTTCTAAGGAACTGAAGGATGTTGCTTTAGAAAATGATATTCAAATTCGCCGCATGGAAGGCTACGATCATGCTCGCTGGGTATTGATTGACTTAGCTAATATCGTCGTTCATGTATTTCATCGTGATGACCGCAGTTACTATAATTTAGAAAAACTTTGGGGAGATGCTAACAAAGTTGATGTAGATGCTATCCTTGCCCCTCAACAGAACTTATAAATGAGCTACCAGCAATTTGCATACCTTTATGATGAATTAATGGAGGATGCTCCTTATTCGGATTGGCTTTCTTTTGTCAAAGCGTCTGTATCAAAGTATCTTAAGGATGGATCACGTTTTTTAGACATAGGCTGCGGAACCGGCTCATTGACTATACTCTTAGCAAAAGAGGGCTTTAATGTAACTGGAGTGGATCTTTCATCAGACATGCTAATGGTCGCTAGAGAAAAAGCAGAAGCTGAAAAAGTTTCAATCGCTCTCTTTCAACAGGATATGAGGGATTTAGAAGGATTAGGCTCCTTCGA is from Fictibacillus sp. b24 and encodes:
- a CDS encoding Na+/H+ antiporter subunit A, with protein sequence MLHIYILVPFLAALLIGLVAKKESRIHTGWFVFPVPAVLFILFCSKLPVLAEGKIVQSVANWIPSLDIQLSFYLDGLSMLFSLLITGIGSLVVLYSIFYLSKKEQLVHFYVYLLLFMGSMLGVVLSDNVFVLYTFWEFTSISSFLLIGFWFYRERSTYGAQKSMLVTVFGGLSMLGALILLSITAETNSIREMIANRSDIIESDLFIPIMLLLLIGAFTKSAQFPFHSWLPDAMEAPTPVSAYLHSATMVKAGIYLVARFSLIFSGSDIFFIIVTGAGLITLCVGSFLASRQTDLKGILAYSTISQLGMIMSMLGFGTGVATLAAIFHIFNHATFKGSLFMIAGIVDHETGTRDIRRLGGLYTFMPISATLAFFGAFSMAGIPLPIFNGFLSKEMFFDASLKLEQTSGFAAMFAQWIPIFAVAGSIFTFVYSMYLVFGTFTGKAKLDQLEKQPHEAPIGMLISPIVLIGLVVLIGLLPNLINEPLLAPAVASVTGDFALIHLKFWHGLNGPLYMSLIVVILGILLSLTLKKWQPVYNRVPGKFSTDRLYQALVNGLLRFSNIFTKSYMTGSLRLYTSIILVFLVISTSAFIFITDGFKISFDDLAPVTWPEVLIGSVMAVAAIATIWMNQRIAAIIVIGVVGYGLSLLFVFFRAPDLALTQLIVETITVALFLLCFAHLPKLKKSDKKSSEKLVDFVIAASTGALLTIVAISSHSSQYFDSIAKYFVDNSYKLGGGDNIVNVILVDFRGLDTLFEIAVLGLAALGIFAMIKYRDKGDMNH
- the yqeH gene encoding ribosome biogenesis GTPase YqeH, producing the protein MSLEQIKCVGCGVSIQTEDKEALGYAPLSALTKELPICQRCFRLKHYNEIHDVSLTDDDYRKIVSSIGDEDALVVKIVDIFDFSGSWLPGLHRYAGKNPILLVGNKLDLLPKSVNPNKVIHWMKKEAKELGLKPIDVQLISAEKGYGIEELAEAIDHYRQGKDVYVVGCTNTGKSTFINRLIKQYGEDAADFITTSHFPGTTLDLIDIPLDGRSHMYDTPGIINHHQMAHYVSKKELNIIMPKKEIKPMVFQLNEMQTLFFGGLARMDYVKGGKQSFVCHFSNHLNIHRTKTEKADELYENHLGDMLAPPEDVTNFPKLKRYEFMIKESKTDVVISGLGWVTFPEARAKVVFHAPEGVAVTVRKSLI
- the aroE gene encoding shikimate dehydrogenase, with the translated sequence MIKALVIGDPIEHSLSPVMHNEAFKHTGISGIYEKQRVKSEDLEVFINKLKESNYAGCNVTIPHKVSILPFLDEIDEEAREIGAVNTVVNNGGKLIGYNTDGKGFLRSLKDKISKPLSELNVLLIGAGGAARSICYALKKENPKQLAIANRSEGRLQSLLNDLKDERIEGLSLQRAEKDLERFDVLINTTNAGMYPEMDSVPLKLAHLKEEAVVCDIVYNPLVTKWLEEAKARGAVTDNGVSMLVMQGAMAFEKWTGIFPDTNKMKQIVIEQLRR
- the yhbY gene encoding ribosome assembly RNA-binding protein YhbY, which codes for MLTGKQKRFLRSKAHHIQPIFQVGKGGVNSNLVKQVEEALEARELIKVSVLQNCDEDKDTVASELSSGSKAQLVQVIGSTIVLYKESVNQKRIELP
- a CDS encoding sporulation histidine kinase inhibitor Sda, with product MEKLSDDLLIESYLKARELKLSKDFILLIKKEIDRRSLHARLQQVLM
- a CDS encoding YqeG family HAD IIIA-type phosphatase, with protein sequence MLEMLKHFLPDQHVQNILDITPEMLVERGVKGIITDLDNTLVEWDRPEATPELIKWFTSIKEKGILITIVSNNTQHRVKSFSDPVGIPFIYSARKPMTKAFKRALKDMKLKNEEVVVIGDQLLTDVLGGNRLGLHTILVVPVASSDGFWTRFNRKIERIILSWMKRKGMLHWEE